The genomic interval CGTCCGCCCGCTCGGGCACCGAAGTCCACCGCGCTCGAGCACCCGCACCTGAACCGCACCCAACCCGCGCCAGATCCGTGCCGGATCGGCGCCCGGACACCTCTTGCGCCCGTCTATGTATGCGCATACACTCACAATCCTCCGGCCGCCCGAGCCTGCGCACCCGTCGCGCTCCCCCGGGCGATCGACCCCGAGCGAGACCCCTGGGCGAGACCCATGAGCGACCGCCCCAGCGGACCCGCACGGATCAGGCCGGAGACCTCTTGCACAACGACGTCAGGATCGAGTCCCGTGCCTTCCACGAACACCCCGCGCGTCGGCCGTCGCACCCTGCTGACCGGGGCCTCCGCCGCGCTCCTCGCGGGCGCCGCCTCGGGCTGCAGCCTGCAGGTGCGCAGCCGCCCGGACCCGACCATCGGCGCGGACACCCTGCAGATCGCGGGAGACAAGGGCAATCCGACGTTCACCGCGAACTTCAACCCGTTCCAGGCGAACGCCCGCACGAGCGTCGGCCTGATCTACGAGCCGCTGATCCTGCTCAACCCGCTCGACGGATCCATGGACCCGTGGCTCGCCGCGGACTGGGACCAGAGCGACCCGTCGTCGGTGACGATGACGCTGCGCGAGGGCGTGACCTGGTCCGACGGCACGCCGCTCACGGCCGACGACGTCCTGTTCACCTTCCGCATGCTCAAGGAGTTCCCGGCCAACGACCTCAAGGGCGTCTGGGGGCACCTCGACTCCCTCGAGGCCGACGGCTCGCGGATCCGCTTCACCCTGAAGGGCTCGGACTCCCCCGCGGTCGGCATCCTCGGCGCGACGCTCATCGTGCCCGAGCACATCTGGTCCGACGTCGAGGACCCCACCACCTGGCGCAACGAGAAGCCCGTCGGCTCGGGCCCCTTCACCCTCGCGAGCTTCACCCCGCTCCAGTACTCGATGGACCGCTTCGCGGACCACTGGGCGGCCGACGACGTGGACGTCGAGCACATTGTGTTCCCCGCCGCGACCGGCGAGCTCGACGTGGTCACCAAGGGCTACGACTGGTGCTACTCGTTCATGAGCGACGTCGACGCCACCTGGGGCGCGGCCAACGCGCACAACCGGCACTGGTTCCCGCCGGGCGGCATCATCGGGCTGCACCCGAACCACGACAAGGCGCCGTTCGACGACCTCGACGTGCGCCGCGGCCTCGCGCTCGCGATCGACGGCGACGCCGTGGGCCAGGCGGCCGCGG from Brachybacterium kimchii carries:
- a CDS encoding ABC transporter substrate-binding protein; protein product: MPSTNTPRVGRRTLLTGASAALLAGAASGCSLQVRSRPDPTIGADTLQIAGDKGNPTFTANFNPFQANARTSVGLIYEPLILLNPLDGSMDPWLAADWDQSDPSSVTMTLREGVTWSDGTPLTADDVLFTFRMLKEFPANDLKGVWGHLDSLEADGSRIRFTLKGSDSPAVGILGATLIVPEHIWSDVEDPTTWRNEKPVGSGPFTLASFTPLQYSMDRFADHWAADDVDVEHIVFPAATGELDVVTKGYDWCYSFMSDVDATWGAANAHNRHWFPPGGIIGLHPNHDKAPFDDLDVRRGLALAIDGDAVGQAAAEGYMDEAGQTGLLLPNQEDLLDPSIPDKGIIAQDAKAAIASFEKAGFTHDGSVMRTKDGDPFTLAITTANGYTDWLRAVQEVQRQLGKIGIEVTISAPQAAAYEAALSDGDFTLAVGSSNGSDAYQGYANLLSSEYYQPVGKTSQNNRIRFRDEEVDDLLRRYRESVDEDEQTEIIHGLEQAFYEKIPIVSLYYGGLWGLYNDGRFTGWPDAEDPYTAPQTYGSSPLKVLTRLRRAGKESAS